In Sulfolobales archaeon, a genomic segment contains:
- a CDS encoding S8 family serine peptidase: MEIKCRYISKRSKIYYISLLFILLITLHTYPAVVHQEQDTVSSEIDVWVDRKPSIDPDLLSLIQSIGSNDNIDVIISFMDNNAKLGFSRLILQLDPGAYIFEELPMIRAVLPKWFLQILINSQEIVSIYLNKKLEYFLRESTELINATKVWEGIGSPKTCGAGVGVAVIDTGADQTHPDLRDAVVVNVKIVNNVVINATGLNTDLTSGHGTHVAGIVGGRGIASQGYYRGVAPCVNIISISAGEALFILTALQAFDWVIKNYKVYNIRVISNSWGTTATNIDPWDPINLASYEAYRRGIVVVFAAGNSGPRIDTLNKYSIVPWVIGVAAGTKEGELAYFSSRGVPGHIFKKPTITAPGVDIVSARTSTIAITATDPNPNPVNISWTIYYASLSGTSMATPHVSGVVALMLSVNPNLSPDQVKDILTSTATPMPGYGEFEAGAGYINAQAAVYMASITKGELPSWKPRWSPEKLQEYLGMTIYTGDLLPSQRIIQGTAPPGERVIGILGGASPRHNVSISPFYSIVPIKVVAELSWTLATCDLDLAVYDPSGNLIAYSGALLGPESLEFYVNRVYGNYTFEIVVWLCPAPTPYTLNVTILYGDPRYLKIIGPKPMIQKVPYDLYITTPRIFKVIDGVGIASTYFRAGDSAFVRFSAFYINGSPAPSLNLTVSFIHDTGVEVYSSKARDLGGGSYQVDLSFNETWPSGRYLIVIRGPYSMVADKSNFYLNWLGVFIKPHTRILSPGSILTLYLRTVTLNSVGPGKLSMEPVAATYKIYINGSLTDFAIDTILNEWVAIQVKLPQTQGFLVIRIEASYSEPLTNIYWRGFVETWVVTK, translated from the coding sequence ATGGAAATAAAATGTAGATATATTAGTAAAAGATCTAAAATATACTATATATCACTACTATTCATATTGCTGATTACACTACACACATATCCAGCTGTAGTCCATCAAGAGCAGGATACGGTATCCAGTGAAATAGATGTGTGGGTTGATAGAAAGCCATCAATAGATCCTGATCTCTTATCCCTTATCCAGAGTATAGGATCTAATGATAATATCGATGTAATTATAAGCTTTATGGATAATAATGCTAAGCTAGGATTCTCAAGGCTGATTCTCCAGCTCGATCCTGGAGCCTATATATTCGAGGAACTACCAATGATCAGAGCTGTGCTTCCAAAGTGGTTCTTACAGATCTTAATCAATAGCCAGGAAATCGTGTCTATATATCTTAATAAAAAGCTTGAGTATTTCTTAAGGGAGTCTACGGAGCTCATAAATGCTACTAAAGTTTGGGAGGGTATCGGATCTCCCAAAACATGTGGCGCTGGGGTAGGTGTTGCTGTAATAGATACCGGGGCTGATCAGACGCATCCCGATTTGAGAGACGCTGTAGTTGTAAATGTTAAGATCGTTAATAATGTTGTGATTAATGCTACAGGCTTAAACACAGATCTAACTTCTGGGCATGGAACCCATGTAGCTGGGATAGTAGGGGGTAGGGGGATTGCTAGTCAGGGGTACTACAGGGGGGTTGCACCATGTGTAAATATTATCAGCATAAGTGCTGGCGAGGCTCTCTTTATCCTTACAGCGCTTCAGGCCTTTGACTGGGTTATAAAGAATTATAAGGTATATAATATAAGGGTTATAAGCAATAGCTGGGGAACAACGGCTACTAATATAGATCCTTGGGATCCGATAAACCTAGCAAGCTACGAGGCATATAGAAGAGGCATAGTAGTGGTTTTCGCTGCTGGAAATAGCGGTCCTCGGATCGATACTTTGAATAAGTATAGCATTGTACCGTGGGTCATAGGCGTTGCTGCTGGGACTAAGGAGGGAGAATTAGCATATTTCTCCTCAAGAGGCGTTCCAGGACATATTTTTAAGAAACCAACCATAACAGCTCCTGGAGTGGATATAGTATCGGCTAGAACAAGTACTATCGCTATAACAGCCACAGATCCTAACCCCAACCCAGTTAATATATCCTGGACTATTTACTATGCCTCTCTATCGGGAACATCTATGGCGACACCCCACGTCTCGGGTGTCGTAGCTCTAATGCTGAGCGTTAATCCAAATCTATCGCCTGATCAGGTTAAAGATATACTTACATCAACCGCTACTCCAATGCCTGGATACGGCGAGTTCGAGGCTGGGGCTGGATATATAAATGCTCAAGCTGCCGTCTATATGGCTTCAATCACTAAGGGCGAGCTTCCTAGTTGGAAGCCTAGGTGGAGTCCTGAGAAGCTCCAAGAGTATCTTGGAATGACCATCTATACAGGGGATCTTCTACCCTCGCAAAGGATAATCCAGGGCACAGCACCACCTGGGGAGAGGGTTATCGGAATCCTTGGAGGGGCTAGCCCTAGACATAATGTTAGTATATCTCCCTTCTACTCGATAGTCCCTATAAAAGTGGTTGCAGAGCTTAGCTGGACCTTAGCAACGTGTGATCTCGACTTAGCAGTCTACGATCCCAGTGGGAATCTGATAGCATATTCAGGCGCTCTCCTAGGGCCTGAGAGCCTGGAGTTTTATGTAAATAGGGTTTATGGTAACTATACCTTTGAGATTGTAGTATGGCTGTGCCCGGCGCCTACACCCTATACCCTGAATGTAACAATACTTTATGGAGATCCTAGATATCTTAAGATCATAGGGCCTAAACCCATGATCCAGAAGGTGCCCTATGATCTTTATATAACCACGCCTAGGATCTTTAAAGTTATAGATGGTGTTGGCATCGCATCCACATATTTCAGAGCTGGGGATAGCGCGTTTGTAAGGTTCTCCGCGTTTTATATAAATGGATCTCCAGCGCCATCACTTAATCTAACAGTTTCATTTATACATGATACAGGGGTCGAGGTATACTCTTCAAAGGCTAGAGACCTTGGTGGGGGCTCATACCAGGTCGATCTATCATTCAATGAAACATGGCCAAGCGGTAGATATCTCATAGTGATTAGAGGGCCATATAGCATGGTTGCCGATAAATCCAACTTTTATCTAAATTGGCTAGGTGTTTTCATCAAACCACATACTAGGATCCTTAGTCCAGGATCTATATTAACGCTCTATCTAAGAACCGTGACTCTAAATAGCGTAGGCCCTGGGAAACTAAGTATGGAGCCTGTAGCAGCAACATATAAGATATACATCAATGGCAGTCTTACTGACTTCGCAATCGACACAATACTAAATGAATGGGTAGCTATACAAGTTAAACTCCCACAGACCCAGGGATTCCTTGTAATTAGAATCGAAGCTAGCTACTCAGAACCTCTAACCAACATATATTGGAGGGGATTTGTAGAAACATGGGTAGTAACTAAATAA
- a CDS encoding nucleotidyltransferase domain-containing protein produces the protein MSRYEDRVLRYLENYMEVARRAKEIIMEIDPEAEVYVFGSVVRGRYTAASDTDILVITRRIELKYLIMVEVYRRLEAPIELHITTPEIFER, from the coding sequence TTGAGCAGGTATGAGGATAGAGTGCTTAGGTATCTGGAGAACTATATGGAGGTTGCGAGGAGGGCTAAGGAGATAATCATGGAGATAGATCCCGAGGCCGAGGTATATGTCTTTGGCTCTGTGGTTAGGGGTAGATATACTGCTGCGAGTGATACAGATATACTCGTTATAACGAGGCGTATAGAGCTGAAATACCTAATCATGGTTGAGGTATATAGAAGGTTAGAGGCACCTATAGAGCTGCATATCACAACGCCGGAGATTTTCGAGAGATGA
- a CDS encoding PaREP1 family protein, with product MRRARDRNIEDFARHRDLAVEFFYKGLAEIDGSPAQASEKLYKSVEEGVKALAIYYDLRDVLERVGDRGRWSVRDLEDSVVRLSKILGEWLRRAWEAAYYLHVEGFHESRLSPASVRERVGDVERVIEEIKKITI from the coding sequence TTGCGCAGAGCTAGGGATCGGAATATTGAGGACTTTGCGAGGCACCGCGATTTAGCGGTTGAATTCTTTTATAAGGGGCTGGCTGAGATTGATGGAAGCCCTGCCCAGGCCTCAGAAAAGCTGTACAAATCGGTTGAGGAGGGTGTGAAGGCCTTAGCCATATACTACGATCTCAGGGACGTGCTTGAAAGGGTAGGGGATAGGGGGAGGTGGTCTGTGAGGGATCTTGAAGATTCTGTTGTGAGGCTAAGCAAGATATTAGGTGAGTGGCTCAGAAGAGCCTGGGAGGCAGCCTATTATCTCCATGTAGAGGGCTTTCACGAGAGTAGGCTGAGCCCGGCTAGCGTGAGGGAGAGAGTGGGAGACGTGGAAAGAGTCATCGAGGAAATCAAGAAAATCACCATATGA
- a CDS encoding cytochrome ubiquinol oxidase subunit I, with translation MTIVGIYVHGFFLVMAVGLPYLVLFLEGLGIARRDQQLLLAAKITSYVWAISFAFGAVTGTLVEFGLVQIWSGTILAIGSAFFLPMFYELFAFLAEIVSLPTYLYTWGRLRGWIHWLIGLSVLI, from the coding sequence ATGACCATAGTGGGTATCTATGTCCATGGCTTCTTCTTGGTTATGGCTGTTGGGCTTCCATATCTGGTTCTCTTTCTAGAGGGTCTTGGCATAGCTAGGAGGGATCAGCAGCTTCTGCTAGCAGCTAAGATAACCTCTTATGTATGGGCTATATCCTTCGCCTTCGGCGCTGTGACAGGCACTCTGGTGGAGTTCGGCTTGGTGCAGATATGGTCTGGAACGATATTGGCTATAGGATCTGCTTTCTTCCTCCCAATGTTCTACGAGCTCTTCGCATTCCTAGCCGAGATCGTGTCGCTACCAACATATCTATATACATGGGGCAGGCTGAGAGGGTGGATCCACTGGTTGATAGGGCTTAGCGTGTTGATATAA